From a single Hippoglossus stenolepis isolate QCI-W04-F060 chromosome 2, HSTE1.2, whole genome shotgun sequence genomic region:
- the pecam1b gene encoding platelet endothelial cell adhesion molecule isoform X6, with protein MHIQTDGHTTFNPAYSHQAVDLQDSQQQERQCSSDRMGLLLLLTSSLLSSYFHPGIVVDAQRSFAIRNIVLSLEPSTNVTRDTNVTVRCKAIVSSSGSEVLSREYTIYKDSQKVYTKNSSTSEDLLYPLPGARVSNTGKYRCKINIEGKEKTSEATKLTVTGLSKPVLHLNKYVVNEEEEVTASCTAPGETGSIFFYFYEDSKEILEDRVNSNQLEAKFRFSSIGHHTINCAYAVLIIPDSFKSEQSNMITVSVKELSITPVLEIFSQSRVYEGDQLNISCTIRNSVNSSVHITHNLYLSHGTKLLSSGETKVNHSMVALAKDPVDFECRLEMGHVDKVTTKMVSVTELFSAPTLTMSPAEVFQKEYMTLTCKSENYASERITREELSYTLKPPDIPLTSMKPGVFSGKALQFDFNYTCVAQAKGIMKHSDTLTVYPKVSVSIPKISVVGKAVLGQPFRILCQSDTGSFPINYTLIRDYEQLSTTTVKLPPQEALFTVTISRPDEISKYMCRAKNNHREALLSKRLNATVIVPLTDPTLTVLPHIPEISEGDHLYLICGTKGSPPVTFKWYRDGNKQPLFTTTTDKNNTHYQVSHLSKEHSGTYYCEAVNHANIVVRSEKVTIEVRMALWKKAVIGGVCLVVVSMLVVACVLYFKSKRGKREAAAELSVRSATV; from the exons atgcacatacaaacagacGGACACACCACCTTTAATCCAGCCTATAGTCACCAGGCAGTTGACCTCCAGGACAGCCAGCAGCAGGAGCGTCAGTGTTCCTCAGACAGGATGGGCCTCCTACTACTGCTCACCTCCTCGCTCCTGTCCAGCT ACTTCCATCCAGGGATAGTGGTGGACGCACAGCGCT CATTCGCGATAAGAAACATCGTCCTGTCCCTTGAGCCCAGTACTAATGTGACTCGCGACACCAATGTGACTGTGAGATGTAAGGCCATCGTCAGCAGCTCGGGGTCGGAGGTGCTGAGTCGTGAGTACACGATATACAAGGACAGCCAAAAGGTGTACACCAAGAACTCCAGCACGTCAGAGGATCTGCTGTACCCGCTGCCCGGGGCCAGAGTCTCCAACACCGGCAAATATAGGTGCAAGATCAATATCGAGGGCAAAGAGAAGACAAGTGAAGCTACAAAACTCACAGTGACAG GCCTGTCGAAACCAGTTCTCCACCTTAACAAATATGTTGtcaatgaagaggaggaggtaaCAGCCAGCTGCACAGCGCCCGGGGAGACCGGCTCCATTTTCTTCTACTTCTATGAGGACTCCAAAGAGATCCTGGAGGATCGGGTCAACTCCAACCAGCTAGAAGCCAAGTTTCGCTTCAGCAGCATTGGCCACCACACAATTAACTGTGCCTATGCTGTCCTAATAATACCAGACTCCTTCAAGTCTGAACAGAGCAACATGATCACTGTTTCAGTCAAAG AGCTCTCCATCACTCCAGTCCTGGAGATTTTCTCTCAGTCCAGGGTTTATGAAGGAGATCAACTCAACATCTCGTGCACCATCAGAAACTCTGTGAACAGCTCTGTGCACATTACTCACAACCTGTACCTGAGCCACGGGACAAAGCTTCTCAGCAGTGGAGAAACCAAGGTCAACCACAGCATGGTTGCTCTGGCAAAGGACCCTGTGGATTTTGAGTGCAGACTGGAGATGGGACATGTGGACAAAGTCACcacaaagatggtttcagtgACTG AGCTGTTTTCGGCGCCCACCCTCACCATGTCTCCTGCTGAAGTCTTTCAAAAGGAATATATGACACTAACCTGCAAAAGTGAGAACTACGCCTCTGAAAGAATCACCAGGGAAGAGCTGAGCTACACTCTTAAGCCGCCTGACATCCCACTGACCTCCATGAAGCCCGGGGTCTTTTCTGGCAAGGCCTTGCAGTTTGATTTCAACTACACCTGTGTAGCTCAAGCCAAGGGCATCATGAAACACAGTGACACCCTGACTGTATATCCAAAAG TGTCTGTCTCGATCCCTAAGATCTCAGTGGTTGGCAAGGCGGTCCTGGGACAACCATTCAGGATCCTCTGTCAGTCGGACACTGGCAGTTTTCCGATCAACTACACCCTGATACGGGATTATGAACAGCTGAGCACAACCACTGTCAAGCTGCCCCCTCAGGAAGCTCTCTTCACAGTCACCATCTCCAGGCCTGATGAAATAAGCAAGTACATGTGCAGGGCCAAGAATAATCACAGGGAGGCTCTGCTCAGTAAAAGACTCAACGCTACTGTTATAG TGCCTCTGACAGACCCGACTCTGACCGTCCTCCCCCACATACCAGAGATCTCAGAGGGAGATCATCTCTACCTGATATGTGGCACTAAAGGCTCGCCACCAGTCACCTTTAAGTGGTACCGTGATGGCAACAAACAGCCGCtgttcaccaccaccaccgacaagaacaacacacactacCAAGTCTCACATTTGTCCAAAGAGCACAGCGGCACATACTACTGCGAGGCTGTCAACCACGCCAACATCGTGGTCCGCAGTGAGAAGGTCACCATAGAGG TACGCATGGCGCTGTGGAAGAAAGCCGTGATCGGGGGCGTGTGTCTGGTGGTGGTGTCGATGCTGGTGGTGGCCTGCGTGCTGTACTTCAAATCcaagagag GTAaaagagaagcagctgctgaatTGTCAGT ACGCAGCGCCACTGTATGA